A stretch of the Vidua chalybeata isolate OUT-0048 chromosome 19, bVidCha1 merged haplotype, whole genome shotgun sequence genome encodes the following:
- the NPTX1 gene encoding LOW QUALITY PROTEIN: neuronal pentraxin-1 (The sequence of the model RefSeq protein was modified relative to this genomic sequence to represent the inferred CDS: inserted 1 base in 1 codon) — translation MAAGPPGSRRLLPLLLLLGPALGPALGQGLGQTRFICTSVPLDGDVCAASALGTGSAEELKGTVLQLRETVLQQKETIMNQKETIRELTAKLGRCESQSVLELPGEGKGRKGFSKNTMGDLSRPAAAETLSQLGQTLQSLKTRLENLEQFSRMNSSSQTNNLKDILQNKIDDLEKQVLSRVNSLEEGKLSPRNESEERGKIESTLTSLHQRISDLEKGQKDNRPPDRFQLTFPLRTNYMYAKVKKSLPEMYAFSICMWIKSSASPGMGTPFSYAVPGQANELVLIEWGNNPMEILINDKVAKLPFAINDGKWHHICVTWTTRDGVWEAYQDGTQTGNGENLAPYHPIKPQGVLVLGQEQDTLGGGFDATQAFVGELAHFNVWDRKLXPGEVYGLATCSSKALAGNVIAWAEANIDIYGGATKWTFEACRQLN, via the exons atggccgcggggccgcccggcAGCCGCCGCCtcctgccgctgctgctgctgctggggccgGCGCTGGGGCCGGCGCTCGGCCAGGGCCTGGGGCAGACGCGCTTCATCTGCACCTCGGTGCCGCTGGACGGGGACGTGTGCGCGGCCTCGGCGCTGGGCACCGGCTCGGCCGAGGAGCTGAAGGGCACCGTGCTGCAGCTGCGGGAGAcggtgctgcagcagaaggagaCCATCATGAACCAGAAGGAGACGATCCGCGAGCTCACGGCCAAGCTGGGCCGCTGCGAGAGCCAGAGcgtgctggagctgcccggcgagggaaagggcaggaagggCTTTTCCAAGAACACCATGGGCGACCTGTCGCGGCCGGCCGCCGCCGAGACCCTCAGCCAGCTGGGGCAGACGCTGCAGTCCCTGAAAACCCGGTTGGAGAACCTGGAG CAGTTCAGCAGGATGAACTCCTCCAGCCAGACCAACAACCTGAAGGACATCCTGCAGAACAAGATCGATGACCTGGAGAAGCAGGTGCTGTCGCGGGTGAACAGCCTGGAGGAGGGCAAGCTCAGCCCCCGCAACGAGTCCGAGGAGCGCGGCAAGATCGAGAGCACGCTCACCTCGCTGCACCAGCGCATCAGCGACCTGGAGAAAG GCCAGAAGGACAACCGGCCCCCGGACAGGTTCCAGCTCACCTTCCCCCTGCGCACCAACTACATGTACGCCAAGGTGAAGAAGAGCCTGCCCGAGATGTACGCCTTCAGCATCTGCATGTGGATCAAATCCAGCGCCTCCCCCGGCATGGGCACCCCCTTCTCCTACGCCGTGCCCGGGCAGGCCAACGAGCTGGTGCTCATCGAGTGGGGCAACAACCCCATGGAGATCCTCATCAATGACAAG GTGGCCAAGCTGCCCTTTGCCATCAACGACGGCAAGTGGCACCACATCTGTGTCACCTGGACCACGCGGGACGGCGTGTGGGAAGCCTACCAGGACGGCACACAGACGGGCAACGGCGAGAACCTGGCCCCCTACCACCCCATCAAGCCCCAGGGCGTCCTGGTCCTGGGCCAGGAGCAG GACACGCTGGGCGGAGGCTTCGACGCCACGCAGGCCTTCGTGGGGGAGCTGGCCCACTTCAACGTGTGGGACCGCAAGC AGCCGGGGGAGGTGTACGGCCTGGCCACCTGCAGCTCCAAGGCCCTCGCGGGCAACGTCATCGCCTGGGCTGAGGCCAACATCGACATCTACGGCGGGGCCACCAAGTGGACTTTCGAGGCCTGTCGCCAGCTCAACTAG